Below is a genomic region from Streptomyces sp. RPA4-2.
GAGGGTGGTCAGGGCGGGTCCGGTGGCGACGCCGCCGGAGCGCGACCCGCCACCGTTGAGTACGGTCCCGGCGACGACTGTGCCGGCTACGGCCAGCGCTAGCACGGGCAGTACGAATGCCGGGCGCGGCAGTCGCAACCCGCGGGTCTTCGGCCGGGCGGGGGCGGTGGTCGTGGTGCTTTCGGCCCGCTGAATGTGGGCCATCAGGCGTTCCTTGTGGAATTGGTGACGGCCTGTCGGGAGATCGCGCGCAGTCTGGGGAAGGAGAGGGGCGCTCTCTTCCCACTCGGCCGGGGTTTGCCGGGACCGGGTCGCTTTCACTGGTTTCCCTCCGATACGGACCGGATCAAGGTGGTGTGTGTTCCTCTTGTCTGTCGATCCGGCCGACCGGGTTCCCGGTTTCGCCGCACGAGTTTTTCCGAGTGTCTTTCGGCGTACGGGACCGGAGTCGTGGCGGGCCTGCCGGCGAGTTCGGCCTCGGTGAGTTTGCGCAGCTTCGTGCGGGCACGGGAGAGGCGCGAGCGGACCGTTCCGACGGGGATGCGAAGTGCCTCGGCCGCGGCCGTGTACTCCAGCCCCTCCCACAGGCACAGCGTCAGGACCTCACGTTCGGGTCGGCGCAGTGCGGCAAGCGCGTGCAGCGCCGCGGCGAGGCGCCGTCGGTCGTCGAGCCGGCCCGTGACTTCGTCGGCGTGGTCGGGCAGGGCCGTCTCGGCCTCCGCGGCGGCGTTCGCCGCGGCCCGGTAACGCCGGTTGCTGCGGTAGTGGCCGCGGGCGACATTGGTCGCCACGCCCAGTAGCCACGGGCGCAGGGAGCCGCCCTCGGCCTCGATCCGGTCGCGCAGCCGCCAGGCCTCCATGAAGGTCTCGGCCATCACGTCCTCCGCGGCGGACCAGTCGGGCGCGAGGCGGAAGGCGTGGTTGTAGACCGCGCGGGCATGGCTGTCGTACAGCTCGGCGAACGCGCTCGGATCGCCGGCCCGTGCCCGGGTACGCATGTTGGTGCTCACCTTCTCTATCTGTCGAACCGCCCGCCCCGGGTTCCCGTGATCCACATCACAGACGGGTGGGGTCCGTGATCGTCAACGGCCCGTTCCGGTCTCCCGCTTGGGGCTCGACCCCACGAGGCGTGATCACTCCTCAACGCCCGTTGTGACGCGTCATGGCTGTTGCGGATGGGGCGTCGATGTCTGCGGCGCAGGTGGGTGGCGAGTTTGCGGATCGACCGGCGGGTGAAGGACTGGCCGGGCTTGGCCGGGCGGGTGACGGCCGTCTGAACGACGACCTCGTCGGCGTGAGGGCCTGAGCGGGCGGGGACGGTCTTCCGCCCATCGAACCCATGTGGTCACAGCACCGTCCGACATCTGCCAGATGACTTGGATCCCGAAAGAGAAACGCGGATTCTCCTCAGTAATTCGACCCGGTTACCGCGGCCCACATCTCACCGTCAGTAATGATCGGCGGTTCCTGTGGCCACGCGGGGAACCGGGGTGTCCCGCTCAGCAAAGCCTCGCTGCCCCGCAGATGCCCCTTCCGTACCTGAAAGGATCTCATTCCAGCAGCAGTCATTCCCTCGCCGACGCCGAGGCCAGTGCTGTGGAAGCAGCAGCAACCGTCTCCGACAATCAACCGCCGTCGAATGGGCGACAGAATGCGATGCGATGACGGCTCGAGGAGCGACGTATGGTGTGCCGTGCGGCTTGGCACGCCGATCTCCGGATCGCAAGGGGGCGAGGGACCGCTGATACCCCACGCCAAACCACCGCTCAGCCCCAGAAAGACGAATCACGTGAGCACATTTCCGACGCTTGTACTGGTGCACGGTGCCTGGCACGGCACCTGGTGTTGGCAGCCTCTCATCGACCATCTCCCCGATCTCGATGTACGGACGGTTGCCCTCCCCAGCAGCGGGCAGGACCCGGCGGTTCTGGGTGACCTCTACGACGATGCGGCCGCGGTGGCCGAGCGCGTTGCCGCCATCGGCAGACCGACCGTGGTGGTCGGGCATTCCTATGGCGGATGCCCTGTGACCGAAGCCGCCGCAACAGTCGCCACCGTGCACCGTGTCATCTACCTCAGTGCCCTGATGCAGGACGTCGGTGATTCGGTCCTCTCCTTGGTGGGTGGCGTTCATCCGCCCTACTGGGACGTGCACGAGCAGCCCCAGGAGGGTACGGACCGCGGCTACTTCGAGGCGGCCGAGCCCTTGAAGGCCCTGTACGGCGATGTGGAGCCGCACCTGGCGCAGGAGTCCGTCGCCAGGCTCGGCCGCCAGTCGCTGGCCTCCGTCACCCAGCCCCTCACCCAGGCCGCTTGGCGTACGGTGCCCAGCACCTACATCCTGTGCGAGGAGGACATGGCCATCCCGCTTCCGCTCCAGGAGGCCATGGCCGCGCGCGCCGAGCGGACCGTGAGACTGCGCTCCGGACACTCTCCCTTCCTGTCGCAGCCGGCGGAGCTGGCCCGTGTCCTCAGGGATGAACTCGCCTTCTCGATACGCGACCGGCGGTCGTCTTCCGTCTGAGGGCCCGAAGCCAGGGCCTGCGCCTCGCACTGGGATGGCGCGTCCGAAGCACGAGTTGGATCGACCGGGATTGCGACGCGCGGCCCGCTCGCAGACAGGCCGGAGCCGCGGCGTGTGCGGGTGAGAAGCCTGCCCCTGTGATCCGGACCGGTCGGCGAGAAGGCGCCCGTCCAATGTCAGTTCTCGTCGGGCCTCAGATGCAGTGAGATGCTGTTGATGCAGTATCGCTGATCGGTCGGGGTGGGAAATCCCTCACCCTCAAATACGTGTCCTAGATGCGATCCGCAGCGGGCACAGCGGACCTCGGTCTGCGCCTCGCCATACGACCGGTCTTCAACCAGTTCGACTGCGGCGGTGTCCTTCGGGTCAAAGAAGGAGGGCCAGCCACAGCCGGAGTCGAACTTTTCTTCCGAGGTGAAGAGTTCAGCACCACAGGCACGGCAGGAGTAGACGCCTCCCGTCTTGCTGTCGGTGTACTCGCCTGTGAAGGGCATCTCCGTGGCAGCGCGGCGCAGGACCTGGTACTCGGCGGGAAGCAGCTCGGCGCGCCACTGCTCGTCCGTCTTTTCGATTTCATACGACATGAAGCTCAACCTCATAACTGACTTCAACGGGTAATAGCGTGGGCAAGGGCGGTCGCATCGCGGCGCGTGGCCTTGCGGCCCTCCAGTCGACCAGGAGCGCTTCCGCCCTCACGGCGTGCGCTCGGTCACGCTCGTCGACCAGCAGCGGCGGGGGGTGTCCGCAGGCGCGGCGGAACCCGAGAGGCAAACTCGGGTTCCGGCCGGCGGTCCCGTCGACCCGGCCGACGGTCTTCTGACGCCTCGCCATGGAGGCGGGGCCGTGCCCGCCTTACAACGCACGTGTGAGCGCATCCTTCACCCGGGGAGGTGCCTCGTCGGCCGTGGCCCGGGGTGCGCTACGAAAGAAGCTGGCCGCGTGCCCCCGGTGTGGGCATGGCCTGTCCCCTGGGGCTGGTCTTCGCCCGGAAGCGGCCGGCCCGAGCCCTCAGATGCTGCGGGGTTGCTCGCCCTCTTCCATAAGGGCCGCCACGGTGGCGTCCCAGTCAACCTGTTCGAACTCCGTTCCTGGATGGACCAGCTGGAAAGTCTCCACCAACCATTCCTGCAGTTGCCCCGGATCCATCTCGAAGAGACATGCCGTTCCCTGCACCTCGAGCCTCATGAATACCACCCGGCGCCCGCGGACGACCGAAGGCCACAGCCGCACGTCCCCCATACCGCTTGGTTCCTCGGTGCCGTCGAAGAGCAGGTCGCGCGAGACCGCCCAACGGACAACGGGGCCCTCCGGTATGTGCAGTTCCACCGACACGACGAGGGGATCCACCTCGGTGTAGTGGAACTCGGCCTCGAGCGGAACACGGATCGATGGCCAAAGAATCCTGGCGACAGGCAAGCGCAACGAGCGCATGCGGTACGCAGGTTGCCTACGAGCTGAGAAACCTGGTTGTTGGTGAGGCATGGAGAGCCCTTTCGAACTGTGGGAACTCTTCGATCTTGTCTCTCAGTC
It encodes:
- the msrB gene encoding peptide-methionine (R)-S-oxide reductase MsrB → MSYEIEKTDEQWRAELLPAEYQVLRRAATEMPFTGEYTDSKTGGVYSCRACGAELFTSEEKFDSGCGWPSFFDPKDTAAVELVEDRSYGEAQTEVRCARCGSHLGHVFEGEGFPTPTDQRYCINSISLHLRPDEN
- a CDS encoding alpha/beta hydrolase; the protein is MSTFPTLVLVHGAWHGTWCWQPLIDHLPDLDVRTVALPSSGQDPAVLGDLYDDAAAVAERVAAIGRPTVVVGHSYGGCPVTEAAATVATVHRVIYLSALMQDVGDSVLSLVGGVHPPYWDVHEQPQEGTDRGYFEAAEPLKALYGDVEPHLAQESVARLGRQSLASVTQPLTQAAWRTVPSTYILCEEDMAIPLPLQEAMAARAERTVRLRSGHSPFLSQPAELARVLRDELAFSIRDRRSSSV
- a CDS encoding RNA polymerase sigma factor, which gives rise to MRTRARAGDPSAFAELYDSHARAVYNHAFRLAPDWSAAEDVMAETFMEAWRLRDRIEAEGGSLRPWLLGVATNVARGHYRSNRRYRAAANAAAEAETALPDHADEVTGRLDDRRRLAAALHALAALRRPEREVLTLCLWEGLEYTAAAEALRIPVGTVRSRLSRARTKLRKLTEAELAGRPATTPVPYAERHSEKLVRRNREPGRPDRQTRGTHTTLIRSVSEGNQ
- a CDS encoding SsgA family sporulation/cell division regulator; its protein translation is MRSLRLPVARILWPSIRVPLEAEFHYTEVDPLVVSVELHIPEGPVVRWAVSRDLLFDGTEEPSGMGDVRLWPSVVRGRRVVFMRLEVQGTACLFEMDPGQLQEWLVETFQLVHPGTEFEQVDWDATVAALMEEGEQPRSI